The Methanofollis sp. UBA420 genome contains a region encoding:
- a CDS encoding bifunctional nuclease family protein, whose amino-acid sequence MGTMEVQVKGVFLATGAAGAVPAVLLALSAGRSIPIYIGLWEAISINNALNHDVLPRPGTHDLFLAMLECFGIGVVRLHIDDLREGIFYARLISAREGAEESLDCRPSDGIAIALRAGAPISVEERVATDAGIEEADLPGFVDLATYLS is encoded by the coding sequence ATGGGCACGATGGAGGTGCAGGTGAAGGGGGTCTTTCTGGCGACCGGAGCGGCCGGGGCTGTGCCGGCCGTCCTCCTCGCCCTTTCGGCGGGGAGGTCGATTCCCATCTATATCGGCCTGTGGGAGGCGATATCGATCAACAATGCCCTGAACCATGACGTCCTCCCGCGCCCGGGGACCCATGACCTCTTCCTTGCGATGCTGGAATGCTTCGGGATCGGGGTGGTCAGGCTGCACATCGATGACCTGCGTGAGGGTATCTTCTATGCCCGCCTGATCTCGGCACGGGAAGGTGCCGAAGAGAGTCTGGACTGCCGGCCGAGCGACGGGATCGCGATCGCCCTGCGGGCCGGAGCGCCGATCTCGGTCGAGGAGAGGGTGGCCACGGATGCAGGGATAGAAGAGGCAGATCTCCCGGGTTTTGTCGACCTTGCCACCTATCTCTCCTGA